GGCCTCGACATGACGTAGCTCGCCGACGACGAGCGACAGCGGCGCGGCAATGACGGAGCGCGCAAGCAACGCCGAGACGAGCGCTGCGAATACGGCGCCGATCGCGAGGCCGAGGATCAGACGCCGCAGCGTCGTCTCGACCGGCCCGAGAAACTCGGCCTCGGGGATCACCGTGGCGAGCGACCAGCCGGGAAACGGCAGCGGCGTCAGCGTCACCTCGTAGGCTGCGCGGCCCGATGTGAGGCGGCTGCGCCACGCCTCTTTGCGGCCGGTCTCACCGGCCTTGTCGAGCGCCAGGCGCGCGAGCGGTAGCAGCTTCAGGTCGCCGCGCGCCGGATGGAGCTCGTCGGCCTCCTTGTCCGGCGCCGCGACGAGTTCGCCGCTGCCATCGACGATGAAGGCGGTCCCCGTGCGCCCGACCTCGAGTTGCGACAGGAAACGCGCAAGCCTCGTGTATTCGATGATGACGGCCAGAACGCCTTGCCGTTCCTGATAGACGTCGATCGGCCCGGCGAAGGCGATCGACGGCCGCTGGCCGGTCGCATGGTCCAGCACCCTGAACCATTGCGGATCGTCCGCCTTCAGCCCGGCCTTGAACCAGGCCTGATCGGCGACGCGGAACGAGGTCGGCTCGAAGCGGCGATTGGCGAATTCGATGTCGCCGGGCACGACGTCGTACTCATCGACACGGCGCTCGCCAGGATGATCCGTCAGCGAGATCTCCATCATCTCCAGGCGGCGATCACCGAGCTTGTGCGCGGCGAAGTAGGAGCCGTCGGGCCAGCCGAAGGCGACCCAGGAAATCGTCGCCTGCGACTGCAATTGCGACAGAAACACGAATTCGCGCTTGTCGGCCTCGCGGGTGTCGAGCACGTTCTGCAGGAACAAGGTGCGGATCGCGGTGTGCGCGGCGCGCGCCTCGTCGACGATGGCCAAGACCTCCTTGCGCACCGCCGCCACGATCTGCTCGTTGATGGTCGAGGCGAGTTGCCGGCTGGTCGCCTCCGCGGTGCGCCACCACAGGAGGCTGGAGAGCGCGGCCGTCAACAGGATCGCCGTCAGGACCAGCGCGGACACCGCGAGGCGGATGCTGATCGTCAGCCTTGCGATCGTATGAAGCCGTCGTTCGGGATCAACCTTCATCACTGTCTTCGCCCGCTGGTCCACCGCGCCACTGTCATGCTCTACGCCGCAGGCCCGCGCCCGTTACCTCTGGCATGAATAAGTCGTCCGCCGCCAATGCCCGGCGGCTACCGTCTCGATACGCCTTAAGCATTGGCTTTGAACGCAAGCTTGCCCGCCAATACCGGCCCAAGCGCACGCGTCGTGCGCCCAATCCAACCGGTCACGCCTTCGTGAACAGCAGTCCGTAACGCGGGCTGCGCGGGCAGCGAAGGACACCATGCGCGCATCGCCTGCTAGGCGATGCCATCTCGAACAGGAGAATCCCGATGTCTGCCAAGCATGCCGTCACTTCGCTGGTCCTCGCCGGCGCCCTATCCACCGCGCTCGCGAGCCTCGCCGCGGCCGGCCCGCTGACCAAGGCCGAGGGCGAGGCTGCCATGGCCGCCAAGAAAGAGAAGTGCTTCGGCGTCGCGCTGAAGGGCCAGAACGACTGCGCGGCGGGACCGGGCACGACCTGCCAGGGCACATCAACCGTCGATTTCCAAGGCAACGCCTGGAAATTCGTGCAGGGCGGCACCTGCACCAGTATCGAGCTGCCGGGCGGCAAGAAGGGTTCGCTGAAGCCGGTCTAGCGGCCCGCACGAAGTCGCCGACAAGCACGAACGGAGCAGCACGATGAGCACGGTGATCAAGTCGACCCGACCAGCAGCCATGCCGCTCCGCTTCGCAATTCCCATCGGCGGCGTAGCCGGGACGAGCTTCAAGCCCGAGCATCTGGCTGATATCCTCGAGGCAGGACCTCGGCGTGGCTTCTTCGAAGTCCACGCCGAGAACTACATGGGCCATGGAGGCCCGCCGCATCGCGCGCTGGAGGCGATCCGCCGCGATCATGCGCTCTCGCTGCACGGCGTCGGCATGTCGATCGGCGGACCCCGGCCGCTCGACAAGGCGCATCTGGCGCGCTTTTGCGGCCTCGTCGCGCGCTATCAGCCGACGCTGGTCTCCGAGCATCTGGCATGGTCGACCCATGAGACCAGCTTCTTCAACGATCTGTTGCCCCTGCCCTATACCGAAGCGACGTTGGCTTGCGTCTGCGATCACATCGACCAGGTGCAGGAAGCGATCCGCCGTCCGCTGCTGCTGGAGAACCCGTCAACCTATGTCACGTTTCGCGAATCCTCGATGCGCGAGACCGAGTTCATCCGCGCAATTGCCGAGCGCACCGGCTGCGGGCTGCTGCTCGACGTCAACAACGTGTTCGTCTCCGCGACGAACCATGGCTTCTCGGCACTCGAATATCTCACGGACTTCCCGCTGTCGCGGGTCGGGGAGATCCATCTTGCGGGCCATGCCGAGCAGGCGGACGACGAAGGTGATCCGCTGTTGATCGACAGTCACGACGGCCCGGTCGCTGACGCAGTCTGGAAGCTCTACGAGCTCGTCATCCAGCGCCGCGGTCCGGTGCCGACGCTGGTCGAATGGGACAGCAAGATTCCGGACTGGCCGGTGCTGCAAGCGGAAGCCGCTGCTGCCCAGGCGATTCTCGACCGTCATCAGTCCCCAGCATTGGCGGGAGACCGCCATGCGGCCTGAACCCGACTTGTCTTTCGCCGCTGCGTTCGCGCCGGCACTGCTGGATCCGGCACGCAGCACGCCCGAGACCGTGTCCGGCCCGAACGGCAAGGCCGCGAGCCGGCGCTACGACGTCTACCGCAACAACGTCACCGTCAGCCTGATCGACGCGCTGGCCGCGGTCTATCCGGCGGTGCAGCGCATCACCGGCGCCGAGTTCTTCCGCGCCATGGCGCGCTTCCATGTTCGCAGCACCCCGCCCACCTCGCCGCTGCTGTTCGAGTATGGCCGCGACTTCCCGGAGTTCATTGTGCGTTATGAGCATGCGCAGGCCATGCCGTGGCTCGCCGACGTCGCGCGCATCGAGCGGGCCTGGCTCGATGCCTATCACGCAGCCGACGCTGCGCCGCTGTCGCCGGCGCGGCTTTCGGCGATCGCCCCGGAACGGCTTGCTGACACCATCTTCATCCCGCATCCGGCAATGCGGATCGTGCGTTCGCCGTTCTCTGCGGTGACGATCTTCGCCGCCAACCGCGACAACGCGCCGGTCAAGCGCATCGACGCGTCCACGCCGGAGGACGCCCTGATCACACGGCCCGAACTCGACGTCGCGGTCCGACATCTTCCGGTTGGCGGCGCCGTCTTTGCCTCTTGCCTCGCATCTGGCCGGCCGCTCGGCGAAGCTGCCGCGTCGGCACTGGATGCAGCGCCCGAATTCGACATCGCCATGAACATCGCCGGCCTGCTCGAGGCCGGTGCATTCACCTCGCTTGCTGCTGGAGACGCATGATGATCACGGACCAACGCATAGCGTCGGGCAGCGGGCTGCCGTCGTTCTGGCTGCTCGTCGACAGGGCCAATCGGCTGGTGCAGACGATCGCCACCCCCTCGCTGGTCCAACTCGTGCTGCGCCTCGCGCTGGCGGTGCCGTTCTGGCGCTCGGGCCTGCTCAAATGGGACGGCTTCCTCAGGCTCAACGACACCGCCGTGACGTTGTTCAGCGACGAGTTCATGCTGCATCTGCCGGGCGGGCCCTATCACTTTCCGGCCCCGACGGTGATGGCGTTCCTGTCGGGCTGCGGCGAGGTCACGTTTCCGATCCTGCTGGTGCTGGGTCTCGGCACACGATTCGCAGGGCTCGGGCTGTTGTTCATGACCGTCATCGTCGAGCTCACCGTGCCCGACGGCTGGCCG
The nucleotide sequence above comes from Bradyrhizobium sp. NDS-1. Encoded proteins:
- a CDS encoding DUF692 domain-containing protein, yielding MSTVIKSTRPAAMPLRFAIPIGGVAGTSFKPEHLADILEAGPRRGFFEVHAENYMGHGGPPHRALEAIRRDHALSLHGVGMSIGGPRPLDKAHLARFCGLVARYQPTLVSEHLAWSTHETSFFNDLLPLPYTEATLACVCDHIDQVQEAIRRPLLLENPSTYVTFRESSMRETEFIRAIAERTGCGLLLDVNNVFVSATNHGFSALEYLTDFPLSRVGEIHLAGHAEQADDEGDPLLIDSHDGPVADAVWKLYELVIQRRGPVPTLVEWDSKIPDWPVLQAEAAAAQAILDRHQSPALAGDRHAA
- a CDS encoding DUF2282 domain-containing protein, giving the protein MSAKHAVTSLVLAGALSTALASLAAAGPLTKAEGEAAMAAKKEKCFGVALKGQNDCAAGPGTTCQGTSTVDFQGNAWKFVQGGTCTSIELPGGKKGSLKPV
- a CDS encoding adenylate/guanylate cyclase domain-containing protein; protein product: MKVDPERRLHTIARLTISIRLAVSALVLTAILLTAALSSLLWWRTAEATSRQLASTINEQIVAAVRKEVLAIVDEARAAHTAIRTLFLQNVLDTREADKREFVFLSQLQSQATISWVAFGWPDGSYFAAHKLGDRRLEMMEISLTDHPGERRVDEYDVVPGDIEFANRRFEPTSFRVADQAWFKAGLKADDPQWFRVLDHATGQRPSIAFAGPIDVYQERQGVLAVIIEYTRLARFLSQLEVGRTGTAFIVDGSGELVAAPDKEADELHPARGDLKLLPLARLALDKAGETGRKEAWRSRLTSGRAAYEVTLTPLPFPGWSLATVIPEAEFLGPVETTLRRLILGLAIGAVFAALVSALLARSVIAAPLSLVVGELRHVEAFALEQVRRHPSRLREIASLSGAIAEMAAGLSAFRKFIPADLVRDLLHQGVEAKPGGYVQELSVMFIDIAGFTGLSERLGDRVVPLLSRYLDVTSEMIVANGGTIDKFIGDAVMAFWGAPQPQDDHAARCCRAALACRRAVEESGLVDDLGQPLQIRIGINSGRMLVGNIGSELRLNYTVIGDAVNVASRLEGANKSYGTQILIGETTERLARGAVVTRELDSIAVYGREEGISVYELIGMANDDASVDASWIADYERGLASYRARRFTYAIADFETVLKRRGHDRPAELMRDRCRKLASAGPDAAWRPVAALASK
- a CDS encoding DNA-binding domain-containing protein, whose protein sequence is MRPEPDLSFAAAFAPALLDPARSTPETVSGPNGKAASRRYDVYRNNVTVSLIDALAAVYPAVQRITGAEFFRAMARFHVRSTPPTSPLLFEYGRDFPEFIVRYEHAQAMPWLADVARIERAWLDAYHAADAAPLSPARLSAIAPERLADTIFIPHPAMRIVRSPFSAVTIFAANRDNAPVKRIDASTPEDALITRPELDVAVRHLPVGGAVFASCLASGRPLGEAAASALDAAPEFDIAMNIAGLLEAGAFTSLAAGDA
- a CDS encoding DoxX family protein; amino-acid sequence: MITDQRIASGSGLPSFWLLVDRANRLVQTIATPSLVQLVLRLALAVPFWRSGLLKWDGFLRLNDTAVTLFSDEFMLHLPGGPYHFPAPTVMAFLSGCGEVTFPILLVLGLGTRFAGLGLLFMTVIVELTVPDGWPIHLTWAAMALGIMAYGPGNISLDHLLCRARSQAR